In Methanosarcina barkeri MS, a single window of DNA contains:
- a CDS encoding cupin domain-containing protein → MKEFPDFMKSKSNHISSKEQNTEDIDGYFYEGTDGSQMAFWTCYSDRVSKKHIHEFDEYMVCVSDQYTAVLNGEKFVLNPGDELFIPKGTEQCGKCVAGTRTIHAFGGKRIQRVERRLIYKKCG, encoded by the coding sequence GTGAAAGAATTTCCGGACTTTATGAAAAGTAAAAGTAACCATATCAGCAGTAAAGAGCAAAATACTGAGGACATCGATGGCTATTTTTACGAAGGCACAGACGGCAGCCAGATGGCTTTCTGGACCTGCTATTCGGACAGGGTTTCTAAGAAACATATTCATGAATTTGATGAGTACATGGTTTGTGTTAGCGACCAGTATACGGCAGTATTGAATGGCGAAAAGTTTGTTCTCAATCCCGGGGACGAGTTATTTATTCCGAAGGGGACAGAACAGTGTGGAAAGTGTGTTGCGGGAACGAGAACTATTCATGCTTTTGGAGGAAAACGGATTCAGAGAGTTGAAAGGCGATTAATTTATAAAAAGTGTGGTTAG